The segment cacgctcctcccgcgggttggcgcaggcttcccccacagccacttgcggagctcctcaactccgaaaatattcaagcacatttttgttccgccatcacttctcgtaaaactgtcaatattcgaaatctacacagttgatttctcattggtttgagggcgtgcctgacccgctagccgcttggcaatctttatgacgcgttttcattgtgatgtcacaagtaaaggaagtgaagggctggactacaaacaagctttctgtgggagatgggaactccctttgggctgaactttgggctttttcactttgcaaacctgttacatgcacaaaaaagatatataactcaataaaggagagggaaaaagccaaaaagcataataccacctctttaaaataacaaactgtgcttgtcagtggcaaaaacaagaaCTTTAGACACTGAGGCGCAATTCCCCACAAGTTACGTTGCAGCCCTGTCTCACTGCTGCCGACTGCGGCGCGCTCGCTCAAAACTCATAGACACAcaaaatagggtccaggttggAAAATACTATTAGACTTTAAAGTCTTAAtgtcagattttctttttaggATTTAATAATGGAATTGGCATTAGGATTAGACTGGAGGAAACGTTAAGGTTTTAGCTTTTGTGCAGAATGTTTACACAGTTAGTAGCCTTGTCATTGATGTTTGAtgtaatattaattttaaatttgctgtttgaaacactttgtgcTGGGTAGCGTTTTGCTGGGTTAAATCTCTCAGCGTAcaggaaagattgttttttgCAACAACAGAATTGAATTGTTTTGAAAAAGTTGGTAGATTGCATGAGAAGTAAACAGAAAAGGGAAGGTGGAAACTCAAGCTCCATTAATCAAAAATCCAAAGACAGTAACAAGTTGAAGATTATCATTTTACAGCAACTAATATTGCAATATTCATTACAGGCTATGTAGAATTCCATATAAGTAGTTTTGCAAacttcactttaaaaaaacaagaaacacatcCAGAATGTCAATACTGTGTAATGTGGCCTGTCTCTAATCTTGTCCCCAGTCTTAAATAAGAGGCAAATGATCCAACAGTACAAAGACCGACCATCATTAGCTACTCACCATCAACAGGCAAAGGTTAGGAGACAGCATGACCCTGAAAAGGTCACAAAAagcaacgtgtgtgtgtgtttgtgtacatgtcTGTGAGAGTAATGGTTGTGTGGGTTTGGAGCATTGGGGAACACTGGGACCTCAGGAGATGGTCATCTGGCAGGTGCTTGTGgatttttgtatgtgtgcacgGTTGATCTGCTTTGCACATTGCTAAGGGAACCCCTTGGCCTCAACAGTCTTGCTTTCCCTTGCATTTTCCATGGTGTGTTTCTAcattgcatctgtgtgtgtctgcatgagtgtgtgtgagtcctGCAGCTGGATTTCCACTCAGCTGGCGTCTCTTTATGCAGTCCTGCTTCAAATAATGAACTGTCTCTGCACAGCGGGGGCCATTTTAACTCAAAAGCACACAACTCCCAGAAGCTAGCACCACTTAACATTTTAGCACCCGGCTAACACATTGAGTCTCTTATTGTACAACAAAGCAACAACTAATCCCACAATTATCCCTGAGTCCTTAAAGATGAGCCGACATTATGTGagataaaaaattatttgcTGGCTCTTTCCCCTCAAACGTTTATAATAACAATTGACCAATAACAAAATGTGTATTAGAAAGCTAATAGCTAGCTTCCCTGCATCTGttgctctttttttcctcagGGGAAGATTTGGCACCTCACTGTAAAGCCCAGCAACAAAATTACCTCAGCCTAAACCTGTCAACAGACCATTACAGCCCACGCTGACTATTACGGGCTGGGGGAAAAGAGGCCAAAGCCATTGTAGCGCAAAGGTGTTGGCAGATATAGGCCGGAGGAATGTGGCAACAGGGATATTTGTTGGCTGTGTGGAAGAGAGTCGTGTTTCTCAAAACACAGTTAAGTCTGCAAACCCTTATCAGCATGCTTAATAAAGCGTGGTGATGCCAGGATATCAATACGGGATCAGGTTGGATGgagaagattttaaaaaaacataatccaaGGTTTAACAGTGTACAAGACATGGAATTTTAGAAAGTTGAGTTGATTGCAGAGCTTTCAGTGGGCTAATAAATCCTTCACATGAGGTGTTTTTTCTGTTACTCCTTCCATTCCAAAGCAATGATTTAGATTGTAATAACAAGACTAGACAACTCCTTACTCCTTATCATTATTACGTCTAGGTGAATTTGACCTTTACATGACTTAATGTCCAAGAAAATATATTCTACACATACGCTGGttgtaaatatatttgataAGATGTCAACAACATAAAATTAAGCTTTGCCTCAGGTGGATAAGAAAATCACCTTCAGACTctcaaaatcaccaaaattGGAGGTATGTTGTTTTCACACTAAAAGCAATAGCTCAAGGTCAAACGTTGCTATTCATCACCATAACACTCTGTACACCATGTTTAGAGCCAGAAAAAAGTTCACTACAGAGAATATGTCTATTAGAAACTGCTGAAATCTACAATTCTGAGGCTTTCACTTAAATGTTATCTAGCTTTAATGTCTTATTCACTTTTCTTTCTGAGTTTCTGAAGAAATTCTGTTTCTTGAGAGCAGAACATGtttaactaataaataaaagccAATAACAGTAAAATAGTTCCAGAGGAACAAGGTGagcaaaaatgtgcaaaaaatgACTTCCCAAACACCCTGAACTCTACACTCAAGCATTGCCCCATCATGCTCATGGGCTTTCCATCACTGTCCTCCTTGGAGGGAGTGAGGGAATTTGGCAACTCTCTCCTCGACTTCCCCCCAGTGGGGAGTGCAGTCATACCTGGGGGCCCATGAATGGAGCCCTCAGGTAAAGCGCTGTTGAAACAAATCTAAAGCTGCCTAATGACACGCACCGTGAAACTCTTCACAGGTCATTTACGCTGCTGACAGGCTGCTGCCACAGCGCtgcacacctcctcctctctatgtgttggtgtgtgtatgaGACAGACATGGAGAGGGACATAGGTGTACAAACAGATGAGAGAGCCAGAGTTAGAGGGTTAGAAAGTGTGGAAAAAAGAAGCTGATGTATATGTGATATGTATTAGTCATTCAATGGGAGGTAATCTGTGAGCTATGAAAAAAGTGTTTAGCCTTTCTGCAGCACGGCCTCACAGCATGGGAAAGCAATTAGAGATACTATCTCTGATGGCTGCTCTGCACTTGGGTTAAGGAGGCAATAGCTACCTCAGGTCGTATTTCTAAAgacatttaatttatgtttgcTGTTCTTGGAGTCTGTTTTGCGGAACAGTGGATGCCCTCGGAAAATTTTGGCTCATATTAATCTACTGCAAATGCATCGGTAATCCAGCACACTAGTATGCCTCCAGGTGTCATTACTCACTTCCGCCACTTCAACCCCATACTGGGATGAGTGTAAAAAGAAGGTGATGAGAGGTAACAAAAGGAGAATAAATGCCAGTTTTCCAGCTCTGGTTCCTAAAACAGTATCACCTTCAATTCTACACCAGATTGCCAAAATTAAAAGATTTTAATTAGTGGGATATAACTGGATGCTTACTACTTTTAGCAGTTTGATGAAACAGGCTTTTCCTTCTGGACTAACTGCACTGCAAGGCAAGAAGATGTTATGTTAACACCGTGAAATTAAACTTGACTTGCTTGGATCACCGTAGTCATTCAACCAAATGACATTTGAAATACAGAATGCAAGCAGGATGGAACCTATGAGTTTGCCTTTTTTCTCCTGCATTTATGGGTAATAGATTATCACAAGTCAGTACTGGGGCGCTCTTGTTGTCAGAGGTTTTTATAGTTCACTTTTCATTTGTGCTTTGCTTAGTTTGGCATAGTCTTATGGCAACTTTCCACACAAATGATCAAACAGAAGAAGGATTGGGGTGAGGTTATGGTAGCAGGAATGAGGTCAAGCTTCTGATTCTGGATCTGATATTCTATCGCTGACCCTTGACCTCTTACCTTCCagtaaagaggaaaaaaacgcagagaatgaataaaatatcacattattattattgtaaaagtgtaaaagtaAAGCAAACCACACAATTCACATAAACAAGCAATTCAACAGGTATTTGTAAAATTGAGCTTAAGGAATTTATGTTCTTGGAAACAGCAGCTTGACAAAATAATTTCCAACACAAGGTCAAACTTACTTGTTGTTTCTAAAGCTTTCAATCACATCATGTGGTCTTTCATATACAGTTGCTCTGTTGTTATTGAGATTATTtgttgcaaaataaaatgtgaatgcaTTTTGagtgatttaaaagtaaatCAGAAAGTGGAAGaactacaatttttttttacaatttacaaaGGAAAACGACCACCAATAAAGTAATTCAAgctttaaattatttaagtATGATTTAGACTAGTGTGACCTGACTCATATACAGTAGATTATGCAAGTCATGATAAGTCTTCAGGTAGGTTTACCCGCTGACACATCCCTAGAGGTACATGTCTTGCTGAAAGGCCCCTTCACAGAAGTTTTTGAGGGAGGGAAGACCATAACTAATTCAATTTATCTGTCCAGAGGAAATGTGGATTTATCATTTCTCTGCCCTCCATCCTTCATCTGTGCTGAACCTGTGACACAACAAGGTTTCGACAAAGATATTGTTTTGATCCATGTAGAAGAAATCCTCTTtcactcacacacccacacatgggaggtcaaaggtcaggctCAGCACAGAACAACAGCCTCTAAGCTGTTGTGCCTTGAATGTGCTGCCCCTAATCATTACTGAGTGCTAAATGTGTACATGAAGAGTAACATGTATGGTCTAAGGTGTATAACAAAGCTTGAACTACCATGTTGAATTTGTCTTTCTAGCTTGTGTATCCGTACAGTACGTTATTTTTAAAGAATGCAACATCTAAATATACATTTCCAAGTTATCTTCAACATGCCTGTTTAACAATATTATCAGTGAACATTTTGGTatatttgttttggattttaacAAACTTTCCCTAATATATCAGATAACACAACAAAAATCTGTCCATCACATAGTACTTTCCTTTTCCCCTAAATTGTTACCACACCATCTCAGATCCGTTCCCAACTTCAATTAATGTCTCCACACATCAGTTTCAAGCTGCAAATCCCCCTCttccaaaaatgaaaacattcacaTAAGAATAGACAGTTTAaacaggtgccatggtaacatAATCGTCACTGCGGCAATTACTGCCTTATGCCTGACTAACAGCCATAAATCATTCTTTCTCTACAAAGAGGACGTTGTGGCGCTCCACTCCCATCCAATAATCAGAAATTGCTCCATGTAAGGCGTGACGAGTGGGCGCTGAAACAGCCCATTCTTCTATTTGGCGGACGATATTTCGCTCTCTATGGCGACATTACAGGGATCCCTCAGCGAGCACGATATTGTACCTGCTCGacacctgttagctttagccaaGGGTTTCATCAGATAGTTGAAATAAATACTAGTCATCATCATAACCATAATCATAGTCATAAAAAACCAGGGGCCTTTATGCTGTTGCCAAATTGCCCTGCCATCTGATTTACAGTCGGACTGGGTGGGGAGGGGAAACAGATAGGGCAGGGAGGAGGATGGGGCCTATTACGTGCTCGGAATGGGATAAATACTCAAATATACACACCTGCAGAccacctgtcacacacacagacctgagaGCTCACAGGCATGTAATGGCTGGGGATGGGCTTGAGGGAAGAACACAGAGGAATTCTCTTGAGATTACAAAGAGGAACATTGTACTACCTTCACACGCAGTACAACAGGTGAGGAGAGTGATAAGGGGCCAGAGGACAAATTAGCCctcatattaaaataatccctCATgtctaataacaataatatgcTCCACACTGAGGCTATTACACATTCACAATGGTCTTCCTTTTCAGGCTGCAacttgttgaaaacagatttgaGTGTTTGCGAAATGGGCTCATCATATCTGCTGGACCTGTCAACAGTCCTGAAATACACAGAGGTTACAGTAATGGATGCCAATAACTGCAGTGAGGAGGCAGTCTGTGTACACTCAAAATCCCGACCAGCTGTTTGATACAAAAGTAGAGCCACTGATACAAGCAGCAAAAAGACATGTCTTTCAAATGGGAgctccaccaattttacacgAGGTCCCGTTAGGAATACTTCTTTGCCGGTGAAAACAGCTGTccaatgtcttctgtggctctaaAGAGGGTATTTCAAAGTTTGAAGGATGTCAACAGTGTTACCTCGGCTTGGCCTTGAGACCTAAAGTGTAAACAGAACGCGTGTGTTATGCGTGGGTTTTGAAAGAAGGAGGCATTCGGGAGGCAAGAGGGGTCCTCTGGAAAGAAGCTATCCAGTtccattatgggaaatgtaggatccagtgggGGGTTTTTTATGGCTTGATTCACATTAGGTGCTAAAAATCAGGATATCTCAGCCTCTACTGCTTCTATCTTTTTTAAAGCTATGAACGTGCAATACTTGATCACTAAAGGGCAGCTTTAAAGCATGGCAGGCACTGCATTGATTAAACCTGATTTTAGTCCAGAATTAGCGGGCCGATTTTCTGGCAGATCAGTTGTCATTTGATATTCAGTTTGTGGGGGGTCACAACATGACACATGATTGCCTGAAAAATCAACAATCTGGCACTCTTAAGAACTTTACCTCTTCAAGTATGATTGGAGCAgtttattcattatttacttatttattatatttcagaCAACTGAAAATACAGTTAAATGAAAGAGCTACAAACCATTATGTGTATTTTAGCAGCCAACTGTGTTcagatatttttttgtgttcatACCAGGCACAAAcatcatgaaaaataaattaggaAAATGTGTAGAGCCAAGTCCGTCATGTTGCTGTGAAGTAACAGGTGATGGAGTCAAAATCCTTATGACATCCTAAGGCACTAAGATAGAAACAAAGAGGTCACCAACAGCTGTCGCACCTGTCTATCACAGGTCCACACTCATAACACAGCTGATCAAAACTAGGAATTGTAGAGAGGCCATCCTCCTCATTTCAGTCTTATCCCGTGgtaataaaaaatgcatttccatcgttgtttgttttcattgttgatgGATTTAGTTTACGGTCAGTAAAAAGGTGCATAGCATTGCTACAATGAATTGTCCTTACAGAGGAAGACTGTAGAACAGTACAAAACTTGATTCTGACTTGTGCAAAATGGAAAGGATAAAAATAAGTGACGTGCACAAACAAGATCcagaggaaaacaaaactaaatcaGCTGAATTATGGCATGCTTATTTTCATCTATAAAATAACCATGTTATCAATTTTGTAAATTAGTATTTTggcttcaaagaaaaaaaatgtgttaaaatactGTCTTAATTTTCAACTAAAGCAATGTTCTTTTGATTGCAAAGTTaggaaaatgataaaatatacatCAATAGAAATTGCAGGCACAATATGTCTTATCAAACACATACAGCAGAGAATACAGGACAACATCAACAATACAGTGTTTTAATGTCTGTCAGCCCACATGACATTGTCATTTGAGAAGTAATACTGAGATGGAACTATTTACcttaacaaaagcaaaaatcaaaaaaaaaaaataatctgtttaAAATGCCTGCAGGgagctgaaatgaaaaatgtgttagCATTTGGAATTATTTAAAACTCAGTGGATGTAAACTATTTTCAAAGTCAAAATGTGAAACAGCTCAAGAAAATCTCTTTTACTTTTATCCCAGCAGCAAAGACTTGCATCAAACCATGCATGAAACTTGCTTCTCAAAAACATGCTCTTACAAGAGGCATTCACTTGTTTATAATAGACACTAGGTCCTTTCTGTGCAGAGTCAAGTAAATCACCCAAAACTTGGTGATCTGATACCGAACTACGTGATATCATCCTGATAAGGAGGTGGCTGAATGATGAGGTTTGCAAAGGTTTATTAGTAAAATAATATCCCTTCAGTCAAGATGGAGCTCCCCTATGGTTTCGGGGCGTTTTGCATTCGCAGTCGCCTCCTAGCCAAGGCTTCCTGTTTCTTCCTCTCAATCTCAGCTGCAGAGCACTTCCCTGTCATCTGGCTTGTGACAAAAACTGGAAAGGAGGAAGGAAAGTGAGAAACATTAatggaaacactgaataaagtTTGCTTGGAAATGCTGAAAAtgtagaaaaaacacaaatcgTGTCGTTGCTAACAACtaagttttaatttgttaacataaaaatgttGCTACCATAACTAGGACCAGTGGGTACCCATGGTGAAGCTCATTTGGAAGTTAAAAAAACCCCATCCCTACATGTCCAGAAGAAAATCAGTTTGCAATTCATTGGCAACGAAGCTTCCTGAGGTTTGGACTCTTGACAGCATCACAAATTAAAGCCATGGCACTGTGTTTACTTGCTTTGGGGGAGAATAGTTCGTGTGTACACGCAGTGAACTGTCAATGATTAGAAGAACAACATGCAACATCTGTTTTACTTGTGAGTTTTCATTTCAATATCCAGTCTTATAAGTAGTGAGGACAGTAGATGGATCAGAAAAACTGCAAAGATACATTGAGTCAACCAAAATAACCATTTACCAAGAAGAAAATAAGCACTGAACATTGTCCTCATGAAAGTACATTTAGGTGTTACATATATTACAAAATACAGTTAATCAAATGCATTTTCTCCCATTTCAGACAAGTATCTGTCCTGTGTTAATGGCTTAATGCAATCCCATTCAAACTAAAGATCTTTTAATTTATCTTCTAATCTCTATCATGCTTTAATACAGCCAGGTGCAAATATCAAAATTCAGACAACTCACCTTTGTTGCTTATAACCGCTGAGTCGGATACATTTCTCTTGAAGGCTGTGTGATGGGACTTGGAGTTCTGTGGTGCCCTGGCTGTCACTGCATGTGGCTTCATGTCCACATTAGCATTCCCAGCCTGGAAAGTTCCAGAGGAATCCCTACACTGGCTAAATTCCCCTAGACTCATGCGGCTTCCTGGGAGGCTCTGAGACATCCGTGATTTGTTGTTGGCACCTTTCATGGGAATGTTCCATCCTTGGTAGTTCACAGATTCACAGCTAGTCCCCGGTAATGAGTTAGAACGAACAAAAGCACATGGGGACTGTCTGTTAGCACTGGCACCGGTATTCACGGACCAGGCTGCGTTGATTGGCAGAGGCGCTGTGGTTTTACACTGTCTGTCTACAGTAACATCTTGTTTTTCTTGGCAGTTGCTCAGGCTCACTTGCTGTGGCTGACTGTTAGAGATCCTCTCCACGCTGTCACATACCTGGTAGAGCAGCGCGTCATCATCCCCATTGTCCCATAAACTGTCTGAAATGTCTTTAACAGAGTCTGCAGCTACATTAGTTTCCCTCTGCTGATCATTACTGATCTTGTCAGGTCGAGGAGTCGACAGCGTCTTTGTGGGAGCAGATTTCTGGACAGACGTGTCGGATTTAGGTTGTATAACAGTGAAGCTGGACTTGGAAACTTCCTTGGCAGTCGTCTTAGGCTGAAAGTGAGGATTGGGAGCTAACTTGAAAGTGCTTCGGTTGGTAGTCTTTGGTTTTGGACACAGTTCCTGGAGTGCACTGCAGCTTGGCTTGGAGTGCAAGTTTGAAGGCTGATGTGCAGAGCTTGTATTTGCAGTAGGCTTGCAAACAGAGGTGGACTGAGTAATGTTCGTCTTAGTGTTAGAGGAGTGGTGGACTGGCAAGATGGTTTTAGGATTGGTGTCATGTTGCTGGTCAGGATTCTGGGTCATCGCCAGCAAAAAAGAATCATTAAGTAGGTCATCATTCTCCCAGTCATCATCAAAGTCATCACACATGTTAACACTAAAACCACAAGATCCTTTTTCTTCAGCAGGACGTGTAGCTTGGCCAGACTTATCAGTGGACTTCAACTCCGATTGTCGGATTTCAGCTAAAGTTGAAGTCACACGTTGGTCTTTTATTTCCTGTGAACAGGCTGATGCTGAGGAGCCCTGGCTTAGTTGACCACTTACTTTCTGAGTGGAGCAGTCAAACAGAGCGTGCAGCTCTGCCTCCACCTGATCCGATGAGGATGGACACTTTAGATCCTTCACATTACAAGGGAATGATGTCTCTGTCAGTTTTGTTTTGGAAGTCCCCAAACATTTATTGGGGTTATTGTTGAATGTGTTAAGCTGTTCTGAAGTCTCCCTGTCTTGTTGCATGTTCTCATCAAACTGCCTGGCCAGTTTCTTGAGGTCCTCCACACTGCTCTGCCTGTAGAGTGGAAACAACACACAAGGGAAATAATCCACaatacaaaaaagtaaaaactacTGCTATAAATTCAAAATAAGTAACTGAGTTACAGGTAAAATGAGCAATAATGCATATAATGTTTGTTAATgtaggaaataaaacagcaggtCCCCAGTCAGTGAGTATCTGGTTCAACAAACTGATTACGCACCGAGAGGACTTCTTCCTGACTCTTGGCTTTGGCATGTCTGGTGTGCAAGGGACTGCACTGTCACCTAtccactgcagcagaggagattcAGTCGCTTTCTGTTTCACATCCTGTGTAAGACACGAGCAAAAAATATTTAACCAAACAAGCCTAAAATCTTAGTATAGCACACAGAACTAAGTGATTAAACGGCTTGTAGTTAAGTGTTACAATAAAAGGGACAATTTTCACCATGACATTTGGACATGTTGATTCAGTCTAATGTTTCTGAAGAAACAACTGACCTTTGGAGCAATTCGGTTGACAATGTCTGATATTTCCACAACTCTGGTGTTCTTGAGGCCTGACCCAGaaaatagataaaaacaaatatttgttaTACTActaacaacactaaaaacaatgtgAAACACACATGATAAAATCACCCAAGATTTTATCATTGTTGATTCATTCTAATTTTTAGTCATATACATGTATCAATTAGTTGTATCTATGTAATAGTTTCCATCCCAACGATCATATGTTCATTAAGTAAAAGAAGAAGCATGTTCAGCGGGTGTGCATGTTTTCATTCATGTAGAACCTCTCATTCAGATGTTATTTCTGTGTTGCACATCATTGTTGTTTACCAGTAATAGCTGGAGTGGGAGATGTTGAATCCCAGAAAATGTCTTGTGTTGGTTCCACGTCACCTGGAGAATCCCCATTATTCAGGCCGGGGTATCTGCTAAAGCCTCTGCGCTTAGGACTCTGCAAATCTGTGCACAAACAGATAAAGTGTTATATCATATCAGCTGAATGAAAACATCCTCAGTTCATTTGCTATGGTTACAGTTATTCTAGTGcatttaacataacataatacaAAAGGGTGCAactaataatttttttcattattgattaatctgttaaTGATTTGCAAGattaattgattgtttggtccattaaatgtcagaaaatggtgaaaaatgttgatcagtgtttcccaaagccgaAGATGACGTCCTCCAATGTCTTGTtatgtccacaacccaaatatattgagtttactgtcatagaggagcaaaaaaacataaaatattaatttaagaAGCTGTAATCAGAGAATTTGTtcttaaaaaatgactcaaaacaattaattgattataaaaacagttgagtttaatttaatagttgacaactaattgattaattgacctATCATTGCAGCTTTAATAATACATGATTAGACTGGTATATATGTGTCCCAGTGTGCCAATGCAATACAAAA is part of the Micropterus dolomieu isolate WLL.071019.BEF.003 ecotype Adirondacks linkage group LG15, ASM2129224v1, whole genome shotgun sequence genome and harbors:
- the etaa1b gene encoding ewing's tumor-associated antigen 1; its protein translation is MSDPAAAASPEFTDLWRSVSKLCHSKTIDKKTEKQMPGTTTSPMCKDLQSPKRRGFSRYPGLNNGDSPGDVEPTQDIFWDSTSPTPAITGLKNTRVVEISDIVNRIAPKDVKQKATESPLLQWIGDSAVPCTPDMPKPRVRKKSSRQSSVEDLKKLARQFDENMQQDRETSEQLNTFNNNPNKCLGTSKTKLTETSFPCNVKDLKCPSSSDQVEAELHALFDCSTQKVSGQLSQGSSASACSQEIKDQRVTSTLAEIRQSELKSTDKSGQATRPAEEKGSCGFSVNMCDDFDDDWENDDLLNDSFLLAMTQNPDQQHDTNPKTILPVHHSSNTKTNITQSTSVCKPTANTSSAHQPSNLHSKPSCSALQELCPKPKTTNRSTFKLAPNPHFQPKTTAKEVSKSSFTVIQPKSDTSVQKSAPTKTLSTPRPDKISNDQQRETNVAADSVKDISDSLWDNGDDDALLYQVCDSVERISNSQPQQVSLSNCQEKQDVTVDRQCKTTAPLPINAAWSVNTGASANRQSPCAFVRSNSLPGTSCESVNYQGWNIPMKGANNKSRMSQSLPGSRMSLGEFSQCRDSSGTFQAGNANVDMKPHAVTARAPQNSKSHHTAFKRNVSDSAVISNKVFVTSQMTGKCSAAEIERKKQEALARRRLRMQNAPKP